The Zingiber officinale cultivar Zhangliang chromosome 2A, Zo_v1.1, whole genome shotgun sequence genomic sequence ACCAAGTCTTTATTCAGACAACGTTTCAGTAGACTAGTATGCAAACTCAACATCAAAGATCTCTCATTGAGTTTATAGGAGGTAAAAGTGAATTATTCAATATGACCAGGTCAAATCAAGTTAATACTAGGACATAATATTTATTAgactaaatatttttcttattaattagttaattgatcGTGTCCTTAAACACATTATAAATTGTATCGCTTGTATATGGATAAAGCATAATGACAAGTTTATTGTTTACATCTTTCCTCTTGTTCAACTATTTTAATACCTCGCCAAGATCTAAGGTGAGCCTATGGATGAAGTCATCCTTGCAGTCGAACCGCCACCATCTCTTAAGAACACTTCCGTCATCGATGACTGGATGTTGTCCACAGAGAAGGCAAACACCTGATCCCAGTTTGCCTCTGTCCTACCAGCAGAGGGTCGTGTCAACCCACGATAGTTGCCTTCTTCACCTCCGCATGAACCATGCCGTCTGCGAGTGGGAGATTGTGCGCACAAACCATGCGCATGTATAGGTATTCCATCTGCTCCAGCAGGTTGTAAGTAGATCTTGACTTGTCACATTCGCCGCCACCTCCGAGCAGTGGTTGAGTCTCATTGAGAGAGTAGTCATGGGGGTCGTCTCCGCCTACTACGTCGACCAACATAAAAGTCATAGGGTAAGGGCGATTAGCTGCAACAAGGACAATCTTTTTGGCATCGGGTGGGAAGGAATCTTCCTTCCGAGCTGACTATGGCGCCCGCTCTCGCCAGAGTGGACCACTAGGGAAGATTGATTGTTGTTAGCAGGACcgttcttcttttcttctgcttGGTGATGGAATCGATGATAAGAACAGCACAGTCGACTTCATTATATATTGGAGCATTAGTCATCTCGATCTCATTTCTAATTTAAGATCAAGATTCCTCTTGGTCAAATTTCTCCTCTAAATCATTTTCGAATTTGTTCAAGTCATCTTGGGTGTTGAAGCTATTGTCCTCTATGACGGAACCTAATCAATCCTCCCTAGAACAAAATCTAAATATAACTGAATGGAATAAAttgacttttcatcttctccCCATCCCAaattttagttttgccctattTGTCTTATGAGAGTCGCAAGTGCTCCCACCACGTTGATGCTTGACCCTTCAGTCTAATGAAGATCAACTTCACCTTCATTCAATCCAGAACTTGCTTATAGTCGAAGATCCGCTCCACTATGTTGATTCAATTAATAAAATTCTCTATCTGTGATGTACCAGAATTCAGGTAGATCAACTCAAAATTCGAGGTATCTATGTTGATACTCTCAACCACATACCTCACGGTCTTCAAGATCTCGTGTCGTTGTCGCTACATGTTGGCTTAAATCTACGACTTGCCTCTGTAAATCTTCAATCTCGTCTTTGGTGCTACGACCACGGTGTGTGGCTTCCTTAGTGAAACCTGCCTGGCATTACCCCAATCACGATCATGACAAACTTTCATTGGATCCGACGCTTGACATCCTCAATCGAAACTTGTCAACTCTTATTCCAACTAATGCAAGATAACGAATATCTAGTGGGCTAATGAAAAGGGAATTTGAGAAGAAGACAAGAATAAATAACCACTATCCtccaaaattttttgaaaaaataaaataaattttatttaatattcgaGGATTATCTCTCAAACAGCTAGACAAATGTTTATATAGACTCCAGACCCTAAGAtccaaataaaggaaagaaatcctAAAATATATATCGCAATTCATATCTTAtaacaaaaggaaagattttttttattcaaagaaaaattattaacaaactcacaatcttaaaattattaaactgacacaaaatctaaatatatatatataatataaattaccaaaaatacataaaatatcaaaaaaaaaccttaaataccaaaagaataaaaattaccaataataataataatcttcggATCCTCCTACATTGCCCCTACTATCTGGAAGGTAGATAAATCATGGGAGATTTCGTCTAGTAACAACAGCGCATGCAGAAGTAAGTTATTGTATATATATTGGGAAGTCATTCTTAATCTTGCTCGTTATCCATTTGGGATCATTTTAgatataaattaaactttggattctCAAATTGAAAGTAGTGGGTAGTGAGGGGGTTAGTCCTAGATAAATAAATTATAGGGGTTGGTGTAATCATGCCCCAGATGTGAAGTTTGATGACTATTTAAATTTAGGTGAAAATGTGGATCTCACTTTTGTGATAAGTGTGCAAGAAAGTCCCATAGGTCTAAACACTACATGAAAGGTAAGAGAAGTCTAAAAAAATCAAGAGCAGGATTCTTGGTAAGGAAAAATCCTTGTAAGTCAGAAGATTAGATGCAAGGTGTGGAAATCTAAGAAGGTCAAGGGACGAATTCATAGCAAAGGGAGAAAGCCCAAGTAGATGGTGAGATCGGATGTAAGGGTAAATAAGGACTCGGAGACAAAGAAGCTCTAAACACAATAGTCATCAAAGGAATAGGAGGTTCATCTAGCATGAGATACTCACTGGATGAGGGCAGTGAAATTAGGCTAATTTCAGCAATGCATATTAGAATGACAGAAAACATTGTATAAGTTAATTGGTAACATCTAACAATCGATTGATACATTATAGACTTGAAGGAGGTTTGTGGTTGTGGGGTTACGTGTACAAATCCTAAATTAGGGTTCAACAATCGATTGATGGAATCCAACAATCGATTGGTGAGTTAAAACCTTAAACGGGTGAAATGGTTGGGCAAGTAATAAATTGGCAGAGCATGACAATCGATTATTGAGTTAAACCCTGAATCAGAGTTTCGACATGACAATCGATTAGTAATTCACAATATTTGATTACTTAGCTAAACCCTTGCACGGTAACTCTAGCAATCTATTAATGCGTTGCGGCAATCAATTGATAAATTATTTCGAGCAAACAAAAGGCTACCAACTTAACTAACCAATTAGATTGCTACTGATAATTGATTGTTGAGATAGTTTTGGGCAAACAAAAGATTTCCAGCTCAACTAGCTCGTTTGACTGTTGAACATCAATCAATTGTTATACAAATTTTGAGATGATTGCCAACCGTTGATTCGGAGTTAGTGATTGTTCAACAGATGAGTCAACAGTCAACCCACTACAACAATCGATTGTTAGGTGATACCAATTGACTAGTGGTAACTGGTGACAAAAAGGTACAGAAGAGGGGATTTCAATTGATTTCTTCACAATTGTTTTGGCTACAATTCCTCTCATCTTCTCAAGTGTTCAAGCATCAATCAAAGCATCCTTTAAGAGGAAAAAAAGAACTCTTGTCCACAAGGTCTTTTAATCTTTGTCTCTTCTTCCTTCACTCTATTGAATTGTAATTGTTGTAACTATTATAAAAGGTTTCTTCATCTCTGAAATAGGTCCAAGAAGGAGACAATTCATTAGTGGTTGTAAAAAGCTAGGTCTAATCTTGGACGTAACAACCTTGGGGCAGTAAAACAAGTATACCACTTGTGTTAGTATATATGAATGTTTTTGCACATCGAAATCTACCTCTTGAAAATTAAATCTCTCAGTCGACGTGAATTAGAGCTATTCATCCCTCCTCCCTCCACCCCCAACTCACTCAGGTCCTAACCATTAGTATCAAAACGTGATCGCTCTGAAAAACCCATATCCAAAGGAGTGGAACAGGAGATATAAGTTATATTAATTTTGATGCAGCAATATTCTTTTCATTGTTAGAGATCATATTCCTCGTAGAAAAGAAGTTTCTTTCTTTTTATGATGTTTGAAGGATAtatcagaaaaaaaaaagtttttttttgaagGATATATAGAACATTATAAAAGTGTTTTTATCGAGGAAATTCATTTGCAAAGTGTGGAATTCTATTAAGGAACTTGGCATTGAAGTAATTAAGTTTTAGCACTTGCTCCCTACTTAATTATTTGAAACATTATTTGGAGGGTCCGGATCATAATGACAGTGTTTAATATTTAtgcataaattttaatattagtagGTAAAAACAATAATTAAAAGAATCAAAATAAAACTACGATAATGGATATTAAATAGAAGAAAACAATAATTATATTTTAGCTAAGATATAATCGTAtatcaaaataatacaataatagataattaattattattatgataTAAACGTCAATTTTGAATGCAGGGCCCATTTGGAGCGAGGGGTTTAATTGTGTGATAAGGTGAGGATTAGTTTAAAGCTGCTCGACTTAATCGAACCAGCTCTATCTGCAAGTTGTTTGGTATAAAACACTCAGGAAGCGTGAATAAATATCCATGGTGTGGTGTTGGGTCATCCTTATGTTGGATCTGtacttttcaaatttatttgatgatCGACAAAAATTTTCCGTaagattgaatttttaaatttatctgatGGTGTAATTGAATATGTTACCTCCCTGCTTAGCTTTGTCCTCTGTTGGGTATAAAACAACTTCAAGTATACAAAACAATTTTATAAGTGCAGATGGATATTTtaagaataataaaaatatttatttaaataaattttataagagaaatactttttaaattttctattattcATTTTCTAACTAGGCgaaggatttaaaaaaaaaagaaaatgaaaatggagctCCTTTTCGTCATTTTGGAAATATTAGGGAGATATTTTGATAAGAGCTCTGCTCCATTCAAGTGTTCAACGGATAGGAATCGGTTAAGAGAGAGGGGGAGGAGGGATCGGTGATTGTTTACTTTCCGTCATCTTTTCCCATTTCAAGATCGACCCAAATTTGAAGTCTTCCGCTGCATCATCCGCTTTCCGTTTATTTGGACGTCTTCGTCATCGACACTCCATTCCTTACTTCTTCGGAGGATTTCCTCCTCCCTCGCCCCTTTTCCCTTCTTCCCGCCACAGAGTCACCGTCCCGGCAGATCACTCGCCGGAGCGAATACTACTGATGGCGGCCCCTGCCGCCTCCTCTTCGCAGGCgcccgaggaggagaagggaggtgCCGGAGAGGATCGACCGGACGCGCGGCGGAGGCGGGCGAAGCCCTTCGCGCACGCCGGTTCCCTGGGCGTCTTCGTCCTGGTCGCCGCCGCCCTCGTTCTCCTCGTGCTGCCGCGCCTCCCGCACTCGGACTTCTACGGCCTCGTGGTCCTCCTGAGGCAGACCCCGCTGGCCGCCGCGGGGCGGAAGGGGGGAGGGTTGTGCGATTGGTTTGAGGGCAAGTGGGTGTGGGATGAGGAGCGTCCGCTGTATGCCTCCGAAGGCTGCGCGTTCTTGGACGAGGGTTTCCGCTGCTCCGAGAACGGGAGGCCCGATCGAATGTACACCAAATGGCGGTGGCAGCCCGCCGGCTGTGAACTCCCCAGGTCACAATTCCTCCCCctttttccccctttttttttttgatcgGATATCGAGTTCGTTTTTCCcccatttatttgtttatacaaaaCATTTCGAAACAATACCATGCTTTATTAGTAGAaaatctctctcttctcttttcctttacaGTTTCTCCAAGAATGGATTCCTTTCCAATTAGTATTCAAATTGTTGAAAGCAAAGTCTTCTAGTTTACATACGATTCTGTTGTTCTTGGCATGTTCGTACTCTAGACATCTTATTCTCTATCCGTGTTTAGAttatttcaaagttgaaacttcaaaaaaaaaaaaaagtagcaaTAAAGAAAAAGTTAAAACGCCGGCTTCTTGTCACGCGTTTGACTGCATAGTTTTCTACAACAATCCCAAGGAAGGTTGAACTTGGATGTTCGTGGTCTACCACTCCCGGCACACATAGTGGTTTACAACACATTTGATCGATCATTGGTAAACAATAACAGTGCACTTATTTAATTATTAACATCATGCTCcttgataaaaaaaattgcaGACAGCTTCTACTGTAATATAAATTTGTATATTTGGCCTTCAGAATTTGGATTTAGCACATATATTCTTGCACAATTTACAATCTTTTGTAACTATCATTGGAGTTTTAGAATATAGCATAATGACCTTAAATGGCTTGAATGCCCTTTGacttttaaaattatataccaaAATACTTTTCTACTAAATTTTGCCTTTGACTTATTGTATTTGTTGAGTGTTTTAGGATAATAGTTGACTGTGAAATTAAACAATATACAATTTTGTAATTCTTAATATGTTATTTTCAGAGTTTTGACTTTCTAAAAAGTGAATATGTCAgccaattataatattaaattttatttctaattcatactatattattataaataatcTTTCCCTAACTGCTGCACAATTTAGTAAAATAACAAATATAATAGGTAAAATATACATATATTTAGTGATTTCTTAATtttctttattaaaataattttgcttcATTATTACATCTATTTTCCTAAAGGGGAGTCTTGACCCAACCGTAAAGTTGCCGCTATGTGACATTAAAGTAATAAGTTCAAGATGTAGAAATAGTTCCTCGTAAAATTCAAGGTAAGAATGTGTACAATAGACTCAATATCATCTGATCCTTCACATAGGACCGCACTAATGAAAGACCCGTGTATTAGACTGTCTTTGTTATTGCATCTATTTCCCTAAGTGAAAAAGTGAACTAGTAAGTAAAATATCATCAATATAATCTTCATCTTATTTAAGACAATCTTTTGAATTTGGTACTCAATATAAGCAGAGAAAttctatattaaaaaaaactgCAATTTTGGTAGTCTTTTAAGTATCTCCAAGAGTGAAAATGGTAGAAACGAACATAGCTCACAAAAGTTAGGCCTATACCGAGTAAAATTACTCTTGATATAGGCCAGTATCGAGAGTAAGTTACTCTTAATTCATATTGTTGCCCTTATCGGTATTGACAACACCGAGAGTGGACCAAGAGGGAACTTATAGTGAGAGTAAACAACTCTTGATACTGatcttattatttttaaaataaggaaGGATCTGCACTGAGAATATCCTACTCTAACCTACTCTCTTTGTAGTCTACTGGTTTTTTAAGAACATATATTTTGTAATCTTACTTTTTCTCTATTCACGTATTAGATTTGACTCGATCAATTTGCTGGAAAAGCTACGGGACAGAAGATTGGTCTTTGTGGGCGATTCAATTGGAAGGAATCAGTGGGAGTCCCTCCTCTGCATGCTTTCTACTTCGGTTTCAAACAAGAGCACAATCTATGAAGTAAATGGCAGATCTATTACGAAACATACAGGCTTCTTTGTTTTCAAATTTGAGACATACAACTGCACAATTGAATATTATAGATCTCCATTTCTGGTGCCCCAAGGTCATCCCCCTGTAGGTGCACCCAAATATGTGAAGACTACTCTCAGACTGGACTTCTTGGATTGGACATCAAAAACTTGGAAGGATGCTGACATCTTAATCTTCAACACAGGGCACTGGTGGAACTACGAGAAGACCATTAGAGGGTAACTGATATCAAACTTGTCACTCGTGATTTTCCATCTTGTTTCAATTCCTGTATCAACAGCAGTGAGCTCTTTTTTCTGAAATGACATTGTATACCAATGTCACATGTTGCTTGGTGTCTATCATTTGTTCGTTTGAGCATTgatttcttttaaataaactttcTTTTTTCTTTGGCACAAGCAGACGAATTGGGTAATCGGCAGAAGTATTATGATGAGTCAGGAGAATTTATAACAGTG encodes the following:
- the LOC122042505 gene encoding protein trichome birefringence-like 10, whose amino-acid sequence is MAAPAASSSQAPEEEKGGAGEDRPDARRRRAKPFAHAGSLGVFVLVAAALVLLVLPRLPHSDFYGLVVLLRQTPLAAAGRKGGGLCDWFEGKWVWDEERPLYASEGCAFLDEGFRCSENGRPDRMYTKWRWQPAGCELPRFDSINLLEKLRDRRLVFVGDSIGRNQWESLLCMLSTSVSNKSTIYEVNGRSITKHTGFFVFKFETYNCTIEYYRSPFLVPQGHPPVGAPKYVKTTLRLDFLDWTSKTWKDADILIFNTGHWWNYEKTIRGGCYFQEGDQVKTKMSVENAYQRSIQTLFKWIHKEVNRNRTQVIFRTYAPSHFRVGDWKNGGRCHLETLPDLSPLPLSLEPWEHYLEPFREVPSENFTANEVLKLDLLNVTQMTARRKDGHLSRFYLGISALAPLRRQDCSHWCLPGVPDAWNELLYALIMQRESMMRKNMAIMGTTRVKLAP